Within Chaetodon auriga isolate fChaAug3 chromosome 7, fChaAug3.hap1, whole genome shotgun sequence, the genomic segment gtcttaaaattCTTAAatggaaaagggggagaaattGTTAACCAGAGGATGCATATGACAACTTGTACAAGAGTGAAACCCAGAACACTGAGTCTCTGCTGAGCAGGCCCAAaccatttcatcacattactACCTGGAAGTGTGGCCCTGAAGGCCATTAACACCACTACTGTTTTCCCCAGAACacaagagatgcagaggacAATGGTGATGCCGAACGCTGTGTGTCGCAGCATGCAGGACCACTCAGAGGGCCGGCCGATGAAGGTcagagaacacaggaaacacagagtcaaggagaagagcagcatgaagctcagctcagagttgttGGCCCTGACGATAGGAGTCTGCCTGTATCTGAAGAAAATGAACGCCACAACAGCAGTCATGCATGTTCCAAGTAGGGAGGCTGCAGTGAGCAGAGCTCCCATAATCTCTTCATATGATAGAAACTCGTCCTCCTTCTTTAGACAGgcatctcttctctcatttgacCAGAACTCAGGGTCACATCTCACACATGTGATGGaatctgaaaaataatattGAAGTAGGTGTTAGACTTGTTCACaacatttgtcttattttgtgtctttgttgcaTCTTCTTCATGCCAATACATAATTATCAACCAGTTAATGGGTAACCTCATGACATCTTATCTTGAATGATTTGGGTCTTATGAACATGGGACAGGGTGTAAAAggtgttatttattatttctactGTCGAGATCAATAGATTTTTGGTTTGCTTAAAAGATGGCATGATGACTGTATAAGTCATACATTTGAAATCAGAATGCAAAAATGCTATTTCTTAACAGTGGCATTTGTCCATGACAACTTTTAgatttgtgtgttgttttgtcttgcaTTTCATGTTACTCCACCTGTAATGTTGcttatttctccctctgcacatCTTAAACAGTCATAGCAGCAGACAGGCTTTCCTTTCTGCAGAACCTTGCGAGTTCCTGGTGGACATTTCTCATTGCAAACTGACAAAGTCACCtgcatgaacaaacacaatgagaaaaatgtgcaaacatttactttttcagttttgtctctGCAACCatctattaaaaacattttaacacaacAAAACCAGTCAGAACACAACAGCGAATAACTTTCACAAGTAGAATAACTATTCAAAATGATTTTCTAAAAAATGACAGTGCTCATATGGTAACTGACCTGTTGTGAGTTCTGTGCCCAAATTAAAGTCCTGTTTTGCAGATTCAATTGTTTTTCTGCAGGTAAAGACGCATCATAAAGACCAACTGAGACAAAATCGACAATGCCATTTTCTGTCGGCTGCCAGTTTATAATTTCATACTTTGCTGGTGGGTCTCCATTCTCATTAAAGTAAACCTCatctccttcctttgttttgaaaCGAATCTTCCTTATGTGCTGTAAAATCTAAGAAGATATGCATCAAAGTACATTATTATCTGACAAATATTTTGTGGCTCTATTGTCTCAACAGCATGATAGAGAGTGCTACAATTTCTTTCTCAAAATTGAaaccattttctgtctttatgtgaCTTAATGTAAAAACTATAAGACTCTGCTGGGAAACTCACAGTAAATGAATCCAGCTGCCCCTTGTTGttacatgttttattacagCCAACGATACTATGAAGTGCATGGGCCACAGCATACACTCCTTTATAGACATTGTAAAAGATTGGCATGAGAGACATAtcagtgaagctgttttgtaCTCCAGTCAGATCTTCATGTCCAGTACATTCACTCTGATTCACGGTTGCTGTCTTCGACTGGTCGAACTTACAACTAAATAATGTCTCCCAAAACCTTGTGAACATCTCATTACTCGATGTATTGAGTGGCTTCACATCCAACATGAACTCTCTCATGCCACCGACATGTGCTTTGGGGATGGACAGGCCAATGGCACCATCCAGAATATGATGGCTATCCATTGCGGCAGTATGGGAATCAGAGATCCAGCCTTCACTGCCAACCCACTGGTACCCAGTAAAGTTGTGGTGAGACAATGCATGTATGAGCACATCCATATCCATGTGGGAGAGGAAAGCAACAATCACCTTGGAAGTGGAAGCTTTGATAATGTCAACGATCTTTTGTACTTTGTCTGGTGGATCTGTTCTAAAGAAAGATACAGAGTATTCCACACAGATGTCCAGCTGCTGGGCGGTTTCTGTAAATGTGGCCATGCCATTATTGCCGTAATCATCATTTGATCTGATGGCTCCAACCCAAGTCCACCCAAAGTGCTTGACCAACTGGGCCAGAGCTCTGCTCTGGTAGTAGTCACTGGGTATTGTTCTGAGGAAGGATGGAAACTTGGTTTTATCACTGAGACAAGCACAAGTAGCAAAGTGGCTGATCtacaagaaaaatgacaaaatgaaatgacttcCTGAGGTAAAGATGTAACATatataaattaaataaatctgCATTTACACAGAGCATAACCGTTATTTTGACCCTTTTTTCAATGACCAGCTGGAATAATTACATGCTAATaacatgtgttcacacatttaaattcattattgCCAATCTTACCCACCAGTGGG encodes:
- the LOC143323163 gene encoding extracellular calcium-sensing receptor-like, yielding MLGGIFSFHSRWKDRQDTYMHKPLPLQCTSLNFRGFQFAQAMLFAIEEINNSTDLLPGISLGYKIYDACGSISRGVRVALALANGNEIVSSPPEASCARPSQVQAIMGVTSSSPCMAISTVIGPFHIPLISHFATCACLSDKTKFPSFLRTIPSDYYQSRALAQLVKHFGWTWVGAIRSNDDYGNNGMATFTETAQQLDICVEYSVSFFRTDPPDKVQKIVDIIKASTSKVIVAFLSHMDMDVLIHALSHHNFTGYQWVGSEGWISDSHTAAMDSHHILDGAIGLSIPKAHVGGMREFMLDVKPLNTSSNEMFTRFWETLFSCKFDQSKTATVNQSECTGHEDLTGVQNSFTDMSLMPIFYNVYKGVYAVAHALHSIVGCNKTCNNKGQLDSFTILQHIRKIRFKTKEGDEVYFNENGDPPAKYEIINWQPTENGIVDFVSVGLYDASLPAEKQLNLQNRTLIWAQNSQQVTLSVCNEKCPPGTRKVLQKGKPVCCYDCLRCAEGEISNITDSITCVRCDPEFWSNERRDACLKKEDEFLSYEEIMGALLTAASLLGTCMTAVVAFIFFRYRQTPIVRANNSELSFMLLFSLTLCFLCSLTFIGRPSEWSCMLRHTAFGITIVLCISCVLGKTVVVLMAFRATLPGSNVMKWFGPAQQRLSVLGFTLVQVVICILWLTISPPFPFKNFKTFKDKIILECALGSAVGFWAVLGYIGLLAMLCFILAFLARKLPDSFNEAKFITFSMLIFCAVWITFIPAYVSSPGKFSVAVEIFAILASSFGLLICIFIPKCYIILLKPEKNTKKNMMGKGEPKSF